The Pseudomonas sp. R4-35-07 genome contains a region encoding:
- a CDS encoding heme A synthase → MAKPGFRLALFATLLALIVVLLGAYTRLTHAGLGCPDWPGCYGFISVPQSAAQLAHAELHYPDTPVEADKGWAEMTHRYFAGTLALLIALLAARAWSHRRDPGQPVKLPLFVLMVVIAQAAFGMWTVTLKLWPQVVTGHLLGGFATLSLLFLLTLRLSGVLPALIVPRRLQYWATAGLVLVIGQIALGGWVSSNYAAVACVDLPTCHGQWWPAADFANGFHLTQHIGPNYLGGQLDSDARTAIHLTHRVGAVLVTLVLLGLAWQLRAVGMTRLAGLLLIALAAQISLGLSNVAFGLPLPVAVAHNAGGAALLLSLVLVNYHARTSLVRVRVPRPIAWRFIPRKQVSGLITLKGEMPWRP, encoded by the coding sequence ATGGCCAAGCCTGGATTTCGCCTCGCGTTGTTTGCCACCTTGCTGGCGCTGATCGTCGTGTTGCTGGGCGCCTATACCCGCCTGACCCATGCCGGCCTTGGGTGCCCGGACTGGCCGGGTTGCTACGGCTTTATCAGCGTGCCGCAAAGTGCAGCCCAGTTGGCCCATGCCGAGCTGCATTATCCGGATACGCCGGTGGAGGCCGACAAAGGCTGGGCCGAGATGACTCACCGCTACTTTGCCGGCACCCTCGCCCTGCTGATCGCGCTGCTGGCGGCGCGTGCGTGGAGCCACCGCCGCGACCCCGGCCAGCCGGTGAAATTGCCGCTGTTCGTGTTGATGGTGGTGATCGCCCAGGCGGCGTTCGGCATGTGGACGGTGACGCTCAAGCTGTGGCCGCAAGTCGTGACGGGGCACCTGTTGGGCGGTTTTGCCACCTTGAGCCTGCTGTTCCTGTTGACCCTGCGCTTGTCCGGTGTGTTGCCCGCATTGATCGTGCCCAGGCGCCTGCAATATTGGGCAACGGCGGGGTTGGTGCTGGTGATCGGGCAGATTGCGTTGGGTGGTTGGGTCAGCTCCAACTATGCGGCGGTGGCCTGTGTGGACTTGCCGACGTGTCACGGGCAATGGTGGCCGGCAGCGGACTTTGCCAACGGCTTTCACCTGACCCAGCATATCGGCCCTAACTACCTCGGTGGTCAGCTGGACAGCGATGCGCGCACGGCCATTCACCTCACCCATCGCGTCGGGGCGGTGCTGGTCACGCTGGTGCTGCTGGGCCTGGCCTGGCAACTGCGCGCGGTGGGCATGACGCGCTTGGCGGGCTTGCTGTTGATCGCCCTGGCGGCGCAAATCAGCCTGGGCCTGAGCAATGTGGCGTTCGGCTTGCCGCTGCCGGTGGCGGTGGCTCACAACGCCGGGGGCGCAGCGCTATTGCTGAGCCTGGTACTGGTCAATTATCACGCGCGTACCAGCCTGGTCCGGGTGCGCGTTCCACGTCCGATTGCCTGGCGGTTTATTCCGCGCAAACAGGTATCGGGCCTGATAACCCTTAAAGGAGAGATGCCATGGCGTCCTTGA
- the cyoE gene encoding heme o synthase, with protein sequence MASLIGAGHGQAIWRDYLELTKPKVVVLMLITSLVGMFLATRAGVPWTVLVFGNLGIALCAGAAAAVNHVVDRRIDALMARTHKRPLAEGRVSPAAALAFALLLAVAGLALLLAFTNPLAAWLTLASLLGYAVIYTGFLKRATPQNIVIGGLAGAAPPLLGWVAVTGHISAEPLLLVLIIFAWTPPHFWALAIHRKEEYAKADIPMLPVTHGEHYTKVHILLYTFALLAVSLMPYVIHMSGLLYLACALVLGGRFLQWAWVLYRGSQPHAAINTFKYSIWYLLLLFIALLVDHYLLLNL encoded by the coding sequence ATGGCGTCCTTGATCGGCGCGGGTCACGGCCAGGCTATCTGGCGCGACTATCTGGAGCTGACCAAGCCGAAGGTGGTGGTGCTGATGCTGATCACCTCGCTGGTGGGCATGTTCCTCGCCACCCGCGCTGGAGTGCCGTGGACGGTGCTGGTTTTCGGCAACCTGGGCATCGCCTTGTGTGCGGGCGCGGCGGCTGCGGTCAACCATGTGGTGGACCGGCGTATTGATGCACTGATGGCGCGTACGCACAAACGACCATTGGCCGAGGGGCGCGTCTCGCCGGCTGCGGCACTGGCCTTTGCGTTGTTGCTGGCGGTGGCGGGCCTGGCGCTGTTGCTGGCCTTTACCAACCCACTGGCGGCATGGCTGACGTTGGCTTCGTTGCTGGGCTATGCGGTGATCTACACTGGCTTTCTCAAGCGTGCGACGCCGCAGAACATCGTCATCGGTGGCCTGGCCGGCGCCGCGCCGCCGCTGTTGGGCTGGGTCGCGGTAACCGGGCATATCAGTGCCGAACCCCTGCTGCTGGTGCTGATCATCTTTGCCTGGACGCCGCCGCACTTCTGGGCGCTGGCCATTCACCGCAAGGAGGAGTACGCCAAGGCTGACATCCCGATGCTGCCGGTCACCCACGGCGAGCATTACACCAAGGTGCATATCCTGCTCTACACCTTTGCCCTGCTGGCGGTGAGCCTGATGCCCTATGTGATCCATATGAGCGGGTTGCTGTACCTGGCCTGTGCGCTGGTATTGGGCGGGCGCTTTCTGCAATGGGCCTGGGTGCTGTACCGTGGCAGCCAGCCGCACGCGGCGATCAACACCTTCAAGTACTCCATCTGGTACCTGCTGCTACTGTTTATCGCCCTGCTCGTCGACCACTACCTACTGTTGAACCTATGA
- a CDS encoding SCO family protein: MTRTQKTVFILVALVALIMGLTVNKVLSGKGQGDPTALIDAGIILLPQSRQLPAVSMTNQDGQPVLVDELKGKWSLLFFGYTFCPDICPTTLAQLRQIKSELPKDAVDKLQVILVSVDPNRDTPAQLKQYLGYFDPQFQGLTGANVQEVQTVSNAVSIPFIPADTSKPNYTVDHSGNLALIGPDGTQRGFIRAPLNNQKLVAQLPGLLQRK; the protein is encoded by the coding sequence ATGACTCGAACTCAGAAAACTGTCTTCATTCTCGTGGCCCTGGTGGCGTTGATCATGGGCCTGACCGTCAATAAGGTGCTATCGGGCAAAGGCCAGGGCGATCCCACCGCGCTGATCGACGCCGGCATTATCCTGCTGCCGCAAAGTCGCCAGCTGCCTGCGGTGAGCATGACCAACCAGGACGGCCAGCCGGTGCTGGTCGATGAGCTGAAAGGCAAGTGGAGCCTGCTGTTCTTCGGCTACACCTTCTGCCCGGATATCTGCCCGACCACCCTCGCCCAACTGCGCCAGATCAAGAGCGAACTGCCCAAGGACGCGGTGGATAAGTTGCAAGTGATCCTGGTCAGCGTCGACCCGAACCGCGACACCCCAGCCCAGCTCAAGCAGTACCTGGGCTATTTCGATCCGCAGTTCCAGGGGCTGACCGGTGCGAATGTGCAGGAGGTGCAGACGGTCTCGAATGCGGTGAGCATTCCGTTCATCCCGGCGGACACCAGCAAGCCCAACTACACCGTCGATCACAGCGGCAACCTGGCGCTGATCGGGCCGGACGGTACCCAGCGTGGGTTCATTCGCGCGCCGTTGAATAACCAGAAGCTGGTGGCGCAGTTGCCGGGGCTGTTGCAGCGTAAATAG
- a CDS encoding MetQ/NlpA family ABC transporter substrate-binding protein, protein MKKLLVAFAAVAAFSAHAETLKVAASPVPHAQILEFVKPALAKEGVDLQIKVFTDYVQPNVQVAEKRLDANFFQHQPYLDEFNKAKGTHLVSVGGVHLEPLGAYSSKYKKLDELPDGANVVIPNDATNGGRALLLLANNGLITLKDPTNILSTIKDITANPKNLKFRELEAATLPRVLTQVDLALINTNYALEAKLDPSKDALVIEGSDSPYVNILVTREDNKDSDAVKKLVAALHTPEVKQFIEEKYKGAIKPAF, encoded by the coding sequence ATGAAAAAACTACTGGTTGCCTTCGCCGCCGTTGCCGCGTTTTCCGCCCACGCCGAGACCCTCAAGGTCGCTGCCTCGCCAGTGCCGCATGCGCAAATTCTGGAATTCGTGAAACCTGCGCTGGCCAAAGAAGGCGTGGACCTGCAGATCAAAGTCTTCACCGACTATGTGCAGCCGAACGTACAGGTGGCTGAAAAGCGCCTGGACGCCAACTTCTTCCAGCACCAGCCGTACCTGGATGAATTCAACAAGGCCAAGGGCACTCACCTGGTGAGCGTCGGCGGCGTGCACCTGGAACCGCTGGGCGCGTACTCGAGCAAATACAAGAAGCTGGACGAGCTGCCGGACGGCGCCAATGTGGTGATCCCGAACGACGCCACCAACGGTGGCCGCGCCCTGTTGCTGCTGGCCAACAACGGCCTGATTACCCTGAAGGACCCGACCAACATCCTGTCGACCATCAAGGACATCACCGCCAACCCGAAAAACCTCAAGTTCCGTGAGCTGGAAGCCGCCACCCTGCCGCGCGTACTGACCCAGGTCGACCTGGCGCTGATCAATACCAACTACGCGCTGGAAGCCAAGCTGGACCCGTCCAAGGACGCCCTGGTGATCGAAGGCAGCGACTCGCCTTACGTGAACATCCTGGTGACCCGTGAAGACAACAAGGATTCGGACGCGGTGAAGAAGCTGGTAGCCGCCCTGCACACACCTGAAGTGAAGCAATTTATCGAAGAGAAGTACAAAGGCGCGATCAAGCCAGCGTTCTGA
- a CDS encoding methionine ABC transporter permease, which yields MDLFLNFFADIDWSEIWLATGDTMTMLFGSLFFTVVLGLPVGVLLFLTSPRQLFEQKGLYAFMSLIVNILRSLPFIILLIVMIPLTKLITGIYMDEPTSLGVAGAIPPLVIGATPFFARLVETALREVDRGIIEATQSMGASTRQIITNALLPEARPGIFAAITVTAITLVSYTAMAGVVGAGGLGDLAIRFGYQRFQDNVMVVTVVMLVILVQILQTVGDKLVVHFSRK from the coding sequence ATGGATCTGTTCCTGAATTTCTTCGCCGACATCGACTGGTCCGAAATCTGGCTCGCCACCGGCGATACCATGACCATGCTGTTCGGTTCGCTGTTCTTCACGGTCGTACTGGGCCTGCCCGTGGGTGTGCTGCTGTTCTTGACCAGCCCACGTCAGCTGTTCGAGCAGAAAGGCTTGTACGCCTTTATGTCGCTGATCGTGAACATCCTGCGTTCGCTGCCGTTCATCATCCTGCTGATCGTGATGATTCCATTAACCAAGCTGATCACTGGCATCTATATGGACGAGCCCACCTCGCTGGGCGTCGCGGGCGCGATTCCGCCGCTGGTTATCGGCGCCACACCGTTCTTTGCACGCCTGGTGGAAACCGCCCTGCGTGAAGTGGACCGCGGCATCATCGAGGCCACGCAGTCGATGGGTGCCAGCACGCGCCAGATCATCACCAACGCCTTACTGCCCGAAGCACGCCCCGGCATTTTCGCGGCAATTACCGTAACGGCGATTACACTGGTGTCCTACACGGCGATGGCCGGCGTGGTCGGTGCCGGTGGCCTGGGCGACCTGGCGATCCGTTTCGGTTACCAGCGTTTCCAGGACAATGTGATGGTGGTCACCGTGGTGATGCTGGTGATCCTGGTGCAAATTCTGCAAACCGTCGGCGACAAGCTGGTGGTGCACTTTTCTCGAAAATAA
- a CDS encoding methionine ABC transporter ATP-binding protein, with protein MIEFQNVHKTYRVTGKDIPALHPTSLRVENGQVFGLIGHSGAGKSTLLRLINRLEEPSGGQISVDGEEVTALDANGLRRFRQQVGMIFQHFNLLASKTVADNVALPLTLAGELSRKEIELRVAELLARVGLSDHARKYPAQLSGGQKQRVGIARALATKPKILLCDEATSALDPQTTASVLQLLAEINRELKLTIVLITHEMDVIRRVCDQVAVMDAGVIVEQGSVADVFLHPKHPTTKRFVQEAEQVDEGEQHDDFAHVPGRIVRLTFQGDATYAPLLGTVARETGVDYSILAGRIDRIKDIPYGQLTLAVTGGDMEAAFARFTAADVHMEVLR; from the coding sequence GTGATCGAGTTTCAAAACGTCCATAAAACCTACCGCGTCACCGGTAAGGATATTCCCGCCCTGCACCCCACCAGCCTGCGCGTCGAAAACGGCCAGGTGTTTGGCCTGATTGGCCACTCGGGTGCGGGAAAAAGTACCCTGCTGCGCCTGATCAATCGCCTTGAAGAGCCCAGTGGCGGGCAGATCAGTGTCGACGGCGAAGAAGTCACCGCACTGGACGCCAACGGCCTGCGCCGTTTCCGCCAGCAGGTCGGCATGATCTTCCAGCACTTCAACCTGCTGGCGTCCAAGACCGTTGCAGACAACGTGGCGCTGCCGCTGACACTGGCCGGCGAATTGTCGCGCAAGGAAATCGAGCTGCGCGTGGCCGAGCTGCTCGCCCGCGTTGGCCTGTCGGACCACGCCCGCAAGTATCCGGCGCAATTGTCCGGCGGCCAGAAACAGCGCGTCGGCATCGCTCGCGCCCTGGCGACCAAACCCAAGATTCTGCTGTGCGATGAAGCCACCAGCGCCCTCGACCCGCAAACCACCGCGTCGGTCCTGCAATTACTGGCTGAAATCAACCGTGAGCTGAAGCTGACCATCGTGTTGATCACCCATGAAATGGATGTGATTCGCCGCGTGTGCGACCAGGTGGCCGTGATGGACGCTGGCGTGATCGTCGAGCAAGGCTCGGTGGCTGATGTGTTCCTGCATCCCAAGCATCCGACCACCAAGCGCTTCGTCCAGGAAGCCGAACAGGTCGATGAAGGCGAACAGCACGATGACTTCGCCCACGTACCGGGCCGTATCGTGCGCCTGACGTTCCAAGGGGACGCGACCTACGCGCCATTGCTGGGTACCGTCGCCCGTGAAACGGGGGTGGACTACAGCATCCTGGCCGGTCGTATCGACCGCATCAAAGACATCCCCTACGGGCAATTGACCCTCGCCGTCACTGGCGGTGACATGGAAGCCGCGTTTGCGCGCTTCACCGCCGCTGACGTTCATATGGAGGTGCTGCGCTAA
- the katE gene encoding catalase HPII, which yields MSTKKPGTPPKSELAGTDTLDRGNTNTKLQALEEFRSDATGQALRTNQGVKISDNQNTLKVGARGPSLLEDFIMREKITHFDHERIPERIVHARGTGAHGYFQSYGDHSALTKAGFLRTPEHKTPVFARFSTVQGPRGSGDTVRDVRGFAVKFFTDEGNFDLVGNNMPVFFIQDAIKFPDFVHAVKPEPHNEIPTGGSAHDTFWDFVSLVPESAHMVVWAMSDRAIPKSLRAMQGFGVHTFRLINTEGKSSFVKFHWRPKVGTCSLVWDEAQKLAGKDTDYHRRDLWESIESGDYPEWELGVQIVAEEDEHKFDFDLLDPTKIIPEELVPITPLGKMVLNRNPDNFFAEVEQVAFCPGHIVPGIDFTNDPLLQGRLFSYTDTQISRLGGPNFHEIPINRPVAPNHNNQRDALHRSVIDKGRAAYEPNSIDSGWPKETPAGPTDGGFETYYERIDANKVRERSESFGDHFSQATLFFNSMSHHEKEHIIAAYSFELGKVEREHIRARQVNEILANIDLELAKRVAQNLGLPAPTKGTVPVRETSLKQSPALSQVNLLSGDIKTRKVAILAANGVDGAAIDALKAALEAEGAHAKLLGPTSAPVTTADGKSLPVDASMEGMPSIAFDAVFIPGGKESVKALSGDGVALHYVLEAYKHLKAIAVASDVKPLLDLLKLEADAGLIVGADAKAFKAFFAAIAQHRVWDREPKAKAIPA from the coding sequence ATGAGTACCAAGAAGCCAGGCACCCCGCCGAAGAGTGAACTCGCGGGTACCGATACCCTGGACCGAGGCAATACCAACACCAAATTGCAGGCGTTGGAAGAATTCCGTTCCGATGCGACCGGCCAAGCCCTGCGCACTAACCAGGGCGTGAAGATCTCCGACAACCAGAACACCTTGAAGGTCGGTGCCCGTGGCCCTTCGCTGCTGGAAGACTTCATCATGCGTGAAAAAATCACGCACTTTGACCATGAACGCATCCCGGAGCGCATCGTGCATGCCCGCGGTACCGGCGCCCATGGTTATTTCCAGAGCTACGGCGACCATTCGGCGCTGACCAAGGCTGGTTTCCTACGTACTCCGGAGCATAAAACGCCGGTATTCGCGCGTTTTTCCACGGTGCAGGGGCCACGCGGTTCCGGTGACACCGTACGTGACGTGCGCGGTTTTGCCGTGAAGTTTTTCACCGACGAAGGCAACTTCGACCTGGTGGGCAACAACATGCCGGTATTCTTCATTCAGGACGCGATCAAGTTTCCTGATTTCGTGCACGCCGTTAAGCCTGAACCGCACAACGAGATCCCTACAGGCGGCTCGGCCCACGATACGTTCTGGGACTTTGTCTCGCTGGTACCGGAGTCGGCCCATATGGTGGTGTGGGCGATGTCTGACCGCGCCATTCCGAAAAGCCTGCGTGCAATGCAGGGTTTCGGCGTGCATACCTTCCGTCTGATCAACACCGAAGGCAAATCGAGCTTTGTGAAGTTTCACTGGCGGCCAAAGGTCGGTACCTGCTCGCTTGTGTGGGACGAAGCGCAAAAGCTGGCCGGTAAAGATACCGATTACCACCGTCGCGACCTATGGGAATCGATTGAAAGCGGCGACTACCCCGAGTGGGAACTGGGCGTTCAGATCGTTGCAGAAGAAGACGAGCATAAGTTCGACTTCGACCTGCTCGACCCGACCAAGATCATCCCCGAAGAGTTGGTGCCGATCACCCCGCTGGGCAAGATGGTGCTTAACCGCAACCCGGACAATTTCTTTGCCGAGGTCGAGCAGGTTGCGTTCTGCCCAGGCCATATCGTACCGGGCATCGACTTCACCAACGACCCGCTGCTGCAAGGTCGTCTGTTTTCCTACACGGATACCCAGATCAGCCGTCTCGGCGGGCCGAACTTCCATGAGATCCCGATCAATCGCCCGGTCGCACCGAACCACAACAACCAGCGCGATGCCCTGCATCGCAGCGTGATCGATAAGGGCCGCGCAGCCTATGAGCCGAACTCCATCGACAGCGGCTGGCCGAAGGAAACGCCTGCGGGTCCGACCGACGGCGGTTTTGAGACCTACTACGAGCGCATCGATGCGAACAAGGTCCGCGAGCGCAGTGAGTCGTTTGGCGACCATTTCTCCCAGGCCACGCTGTTTTTCAACAGCATGAGCCACCACGAGAAAGAGCACATCATCGCCGCCTACAGCTTCGAGTTGGGCAAGGTCGAGCGCGAACATATTCGTGCCCGCCAGGTGAATGAGATCCTGGCTAACATCGACCTGGAACTGGCCAAGCGCGTGGCGCAGAACCTGGGCCTGCCAGCGCCGACCAAAGGCACGGTGCCTGTACGTGAAACATCGTTGAAGCAATCGCCGGCATTGAGCCAGGTGAATTTGCTGTCTGGCGACATCAAGACGCGCAAAGTGGCGATTCTGGCGGCTAACGGCGTAGACGGTGCAGCGATTGATGCACTCAAAGCTGCACTTGAGGCTGAAGGTGCGCACGCCAAGTTGCTGGGGCCGACTTCGGCGCCTGTGACCACTGCCGATGGCAAGTCACTGCCGGTGGATGCGTCGATGGAAGGCATGCCGTCCATTGCGTTTGACGCAGTGTTTATCCCTGGCGGTAAAGAGTCGGTCAAAGCGCTGAGCGGCGACGGTGTGGCGCTGCACTACGTGCTGGAAGCGTACAAGCACTTGAAGGCTATCGCGGTGGCCAGTGACGTGAAGCCTTTGTTGGATCTGCTGAAGCTGGAGGCGGATGCGGGGTTGATCGTGGGTGCGGATGCCAAGGCGTTCAAGGCGTTCTTTGCCGCGATTGCCCAGCATCGGGTCTGGGATCGGGAGCCTAAGGCCAAGGCGATTCCGGCTTAA
- a CDS encoding PA5502 family lipoprotein, giving the protein MKPFTFRYLLLAAFSLLLGACQSTPPAAPEALDPRAAAIAQLEQNLASSELATAEDQLATLQAQSPNDPALEAYQRQLAEAYLQRSQIVLQKGDVNAAATALSRARALMPKAPALTGGVNSAISHARKAELDQAEAALKAAEAKPAAKVIDPAAPSTTVALNLADVEAMRHQLDAIATDVVNYQCDVSIQVPRTEDYPWLATLLTKRVKRIDAGYELKIHRQILKHIPAQVVLIPRKAD; this is encoded by the coding sequence ATGAAGCCGTTCACCTTCCGTTATCTGCTCCTTGCCGCATTTTCCCTGCTGCTGGGCGCCTGTCAAAGCACACCGCCCGCCGCCCCCGAAGCGCTGGATCCGCGTGCTGCGGCCATCGCGCAACTGGAGCAAAACCTGGCCAGCAGCGAATTGGCCACCGCCGAAGACCAGCTCGCCACGTTGCAGGCCCAATCGCCCAACGATCCGGCGCTCGAGGCTTACCAGCGGCAATTGGCCGAAGCCTACCTGCAGCGCAGCCAGATCGTGCTGCAAAAGGGCGACGTCAACGCCGCCGCCACAGCCCTGAGCCGTGCCCGCGCACTGATGCCCAAGGCCCCGGCCCTGACCGGTGGCGTCAACAGCGCCATCAGCCATGCGCGCAAAGCCGAGCTGGATCAGGCCGAGGCCGCCTTGAAAGCCGCCGAAGCCAAGCCCGCCGCCAAGGTCATCGACCCGGCGGCGCCGAGCACCACCGTGGCGTTGAACCTGGCGGATGTCGAAGCCATGCGCCATCAGTTGGATGCCATCGCCACCGACGTGGTGAATTACCAGTGCGACGTCAGCATTCAGGTGCCACGTACCGAAGATTACCCGTGGTTGGCCACGTTGCTGACCAAACGGGTGAAGCGCATTGATGCAGGGTATGAGCTGAAGATTCACCGGCAAATTTTGAAACACATTCCGGCGCAGGTTGTGCTGATCCCGCGTAAAGCCGACTAA